A portion of the Microlunatus phosphovorus NM-1 genome contains these proteins:
- a CDS encoding branched-chain amino acid transporter permease, translating to MPDTSYLAAVMVIVFVITVALRALPFAILNPLRESVFVQTMAQWMPVGILSILAVATFRSSAFAGNGHLPAAVVAVGVTAATHLLFGRRTLLSVGLGTLTFVLLVNL from the coding sequence ATGCCTGACACCAGCTATCTGGCGGCGGTGATGGTGATCGTGTTCGTCATCACCGTGGCGTTGCGGGCTCTGCCGTTCGCGATCTTGAACCCGCTGCGGGAGTCGGTGTTCGTGCAGACCATGGCTCAGTGGATGCCGGTCGGGATCTTGTCGATCTTGGCTGTGGCCACCTTCCGCAGTTCCGCCTTTGCCGGCAACGGCCACTTGCCCGCGGCGGTCGTGGCCGTAGGCGTCACCGCGGCCACACACTTGCTGTTCGGGCGTCGCACTCTGCTCAGCGTCGGCCTCGGCACCCTGACCTTCGTGCTTCTGGTGAATCTCTGA
- a CDS encoding TetR/AcrR family transcriptional regulator, with the protein MALEYDSLGHLTPAAERVLATASALFYAHGLHAVGVDRIAEESGVTKKTLYERFGSKDGLVLAYLKRREDQWRNHLEHCLEEHPEAGADRVLAVFDAADLWYTGRSTKGCSAVNARAEAGPEDAGQSIPVEVTAQKTWMLRRFCQLCTEAGLADPELLARQLLLLLEGALVTLGTRSFAEPMQVARQTAQALIAGRAAPRFR; encoded by the coding sequence ATGGCCCTCGAATACGACTCTCTCGGCCATCTCACGCCGGCGGCCGAGAGGGTCCTGGCGACCGCATCAGCGCTCTTCTACGCTCACGGGCTGCATGCGGTGGGTGTCGACCGGATCGCTGAGGAGTCGGGAGTGACGAAGAAGACCCTGTACGAACGCTTCGGGTCGAAGGACGGGCTTGTTCTCGCCTACCTGAAGCGACGTGAGGATCAATGGCGCAACCATCTCGAGCATTGCCTCGAAGAGCACCCGGAGGCAGGTGCGGACCGGGTGCTTGCGGTCTTCGATGCCGCAGACCTCTGGTACACGGGTCGATCCACCAAGGGCTGCAGTGCTGTCAATGCGCGAGCTGAAGCCGGCCCGGAGGACGCCGGGCAGTCCATTCCGGTCGAGGTGACTGCCCAGAAGACGTGGATGCTGCGACGGTTCTGCCAGCTTTGCACCGAGGCAGGGCTGGCTGATCCCGAGCTATTGGCCCGTCAGCTCCTGTTGCTGCTCGAGGGTGCGCTCGTCACGCTTGGTACCCGTTCCTTTGCAGAGCCGATGCAGGTCGCGCGGCAGACGGCACAAGCTCTCATCGCGGGTCGAGCGGCCCCGCGATTTCGATAA
- a CDS encoding quinone oxidoreductase family protein, with protein MTEQVRTLVVPTFGDPEVYSEQWADQFTPGPGQVLVRLTVSGVNFLDVAQRTGATPVLAPFAAGVEGVGVVTTLGQDVTGFTTGQRVGWLAGGQGSFSEYVAVAADKLVAIPDHIDDETAVGALMQGVTAHYLTTDTFPVGQGDVVVVHAAAGGVGQLLTQIAKLKGATVIGTTSTAEKAEIARVNGADHVFGYDDFADRTREVSDGTGASVVYDGVGATTFADSLRSLRIRGTLVAIGSASGPVPPINVNALNSGGSLYLTRPTVMHHISTSAELNGRAAQVFDWITSGKLGVSIGARYPIAEVAEAFRALESRRTVGKVVLRH; from the coding sequence ATGACAGAGCAGGTACGGACGCTGGTCGTCCCCACGTTCGGCGACCCCGAGGTCTACTCCGAGCAGTGGGCCGACCAGTTCACCCCGGGACCGGGCCAGGTGCTGGTGAGACTGACTGTCTCCGGGGTGAACTTCCTCGACGTCGCACAGCGCACTGGCGCGACCCCGGTCCTGGCGCCGTTCGCGGCGGGTGTGGAGGGTGTCGGCGTTGTCACGACACTCGGCCAAGACGTCACCGGCTTCACCACCGGTCAGCGGGTCGGCTGGCTGGCCGGTGGCCAGGGCAGCTTCTCCGAGTACGTCGCCGTCGCCGCCGACAAGCTCGTCGCCATCCCTGACCACATCGATGACGAGACTGCCGTCGGGGCGCTCATGCAGGGCGTGACTGCGCACTACCTGACCACCGACACGTTCCCCGTCGGCCAAGGCGACGTCGTCGTCGTGCATGCCGCGGCGGGCGGGGTCGGCCAGCTGCTCACCCAGATCGCCAAGCTCAAGGGCGCAACCGTCATCGGCACCACCTCGACCGCCGAGAAGGCCGAGATCGCCAGGGTCAACGGCGCCGACCACGTCTTCGGCTACGACGACTTCGCCGACCGCACCCGCGAGGTCAGCGACGGGACCGGCGCATCGGTGGTGTACGACGGCGTCGGTGCCACCACCTTTGCCGACAGTCTCCGCTCCCTACGCATCCGCGGCACGCTCGTCGCCATCGGCAGCGCCAGCGGTCCCGTCCCACCCATCAATGTCAACGCCCTGAACTCTGGCGGATCCCTCTACCTCACCCGCCCCACGGTGATGCACCACATCAGCACATCTGCGGAGCTGAACGGTCGCGCCGCCCAGGTCTTCGACTGGATCACCTCAGGGAAGCTCGGCGTCTCCATTGGCGCACGCTATCCGATCGCCGAGGTCGCGGAGGCTTTCCGCGCCCTCGAGTCACGCCGTACGGTCGGCAAAGTCGTGCTCCGTCACTGA
- a CDS encoding AzlC family ABC transporter permease has product MSDQVLSLRRAEAAAGVHMSLSAGLGMYPLGIAYGLLVLQAGLPWWVAPALSIAAFAGSLELLLVGLMVTATPLATIALTTFLVNFRHVFYAFSFPLRVVRHPLARSYSVYALIDEAYAVTVANPGVWSSWRLLSMQVAFQLYWVGGGLTGVVIGSLLPAQVAGLDFALCALFVTLTLDACRTRRQVPSLLLAGMTFAAALVVAPGSTLFVGLLLFVAALIIRYAVTARRDRGGVHA; this is encoded by the coding sequence GTGTCAGATCAGGTCCTGTCTTTGCGCCGAGCGGAGGCTGCAGCGGGTGTCCATATGTCGTTGTCGGCCGGGCTGGGGATGTATCCGCTTGGCATCGCCTATGGCCTCTTGGTGTTGCAGGCCGGGCTGCCGTGGTGGGTGGCGCCGGCGCTGTCGATCGCTGCGTTTGCCGGGTCGTTGGAGCTGTTGTTGGTCGGACTGATGGTGACCGCGACCCCGTTGGCCACGATCGCGTTGACCACGTTCCTGGTGAACTTCCGGCACGTCTTCTATGCCTTCTCGTTCCCGCTGCGGGTGGTCCGCCATCCGCTCGCCCGCAGCTACTCGGTGTATGCGTTGATCGACGAGGCGTACGCGGTCACCGTCGCGAACCCCGGGGTGTGGTCATCGTGGCGATTGCTGTCGATGCAGGTCGCCTTTCAGCTCTACTGGGTCGGTGGTGGGTTGACCGGCGTGGTGATCGGCTCCTTGCTGCCGGCGCAGGTGGCGGGCCTGGACTTCGCGCTGTGCGCGCTGTTCGTGACCCTGACCCTCGACGCCTGCCGGACGCGCCGGCAAGTGCCGTCGTTGCTGCTCGCCGGAATGACCTTTGCCGCGGCTCTGGTGGTGGCGCCGGGTTCCACGCTGTTCGTCGGATTGCTGCTGTTTGTGGCCGCCTTGATCATCCGGTACGCCGTCACGGCCCGCCGGGATCGGGGTGGTGTGCATGCCTGA
- a CDS encoding Lrp/AsnC family transcriptional regulator, producing MDKTDQAIIALLQQDARMPNTVLADRVNLTPGPCLRRVQRLESDGVIVGYRAQLDPVAIGQGFEVILDIELTRFDKTSVEHFETTMAAFDEVLELYRMFGSPDYYARIAVADLPTYETFLTDHVLTIPDVRRVSSRFPMKTVKSLRPSAR from the coding sequence ATGGATAAGACTGACCAAGCAATCATCGCTCTTCTCCAGCAGGATGCCCGGATGCCGAACACCGTGCTTGCCGATCGGGTGAACCTCACCCCGGGTCCCTGTCTGCGCCGGGTGCAACGCCTCGAATCCGACGGCGTCATCGTTGGTTACCGCGCCCAGCTCGACCCCGTCGCCATCGGCCAGGGCTTCGAGGTCATCCTCGACATCGAGCTGACTCGCTTCGACAAGACCAGCGTGGAGCACTTCGAGACAACCATGGCCGCCTTCGACGAGGTGCTTGAGCTCTATCGGATGTTCGGCTCGCCCGACTACTACGCCCGGATCGCCGTCGCCGATCTCCCGACCTACGAGACCTTCCTCACCGACCACGTCCTCACCATCCCCGATGTCCGGCGCGTGTCCTCACGATTCCCGATGAAGACCGTCAAGTCGCTTCGGCCCAGCGCGAGATAG
- a CDS encoding MFS transporter — protein MSSPGIDQGAPAPPSRQTMRRVAFASFVGTAIEYYDFYIYGTAAALVFPKVFFPEQTPVIAALLSFATFGVAFFSRPVGAAIFGHFGDRIGRKRTLVATLLIMGFSTIAVGLIPPAAMIGVLAPILLVFFRFTQGFAVGGEWAGSALLSAEYAAPEKRGFYGMFTQLGVEAGLLLTNLIFLVVSTTIGEASDAFLSWGWRLPFLFSAVLVAVALYVRLNIEETPVFKKEKDSHSVSKVPLGDLFRNQPKQVLFGAGCMVGVFTFSFMGGTYLTGYASRVLEHPRWLVLLAGALGAVAMLIMTAISAAMCDKRGRRPIILLGFALAVPWSFVVMPLLDTGSPALLILGIMGTFGILGITYGPMASFIPEQFHTRYRYTGAGLAFNLAGILGGAVPPLVATALLTTYGSWAIGAMLALLVGVSLVSTYALKETQGVSIQG, from the coding sequence ATGAGCAGCCCGGGCATCGACCAGGGAGCCCCGGCTCCGCCGTCGCGACAGACGATGCGTCGGGTGGCCTTCGCGAGCTTCGTCGGCACCGCCATCGAGTACTACGACTTCTACATCTACGGCACCGCCGCGGCGCTGGTGTTTCCCAAAGTGTTCTTCCCGGAGCAGACCCCGGTCATCGCGGCGCTGCTGTCGTTCGCGACCTTCGGTGTCGCCTTCTTCTCTCGCCCGGTCGGTGCCGCCATCTTCGGCCATTTCGGCGATCGCATCGGACGTAAGCGCACCCTGGTCGCCACCCTGCTGATCATGGGCTTCTCCACCATCGCGGTCGGGCTGATCCCGCCCGCCGCGATGATCGGCGTCCTCGCCCCGATCCTGCTGGTGTTCTTCCGCTTCACGCAGGGCTTCGCCGTCGGCGGCGAGTGGGCGGGTTCGGCGTTGCTCAGTGCTGAGTACGCCGCTCCGGAGAAGCGCGGCTTCTACGGCATGTTCACCCAGCTGGGCGTCGAGGCGGGTCTGCTGCTCACCAACCTGATCTTCCTCGTGGTCAGCACCACCATCGGCGAGGCCAGTGACGCCTTCCTCAGCTGGGGCTGGCGGCTGCCGTTCCTCTTCAGCGCCGTCCTGGTCGCCGTCGCGCTCTATGTGCGACTGAACATCGAGGAGACGCCGGTGTTCAAGAAGGAGAAGGACAGCCACTCGGTGTCCAAGGTCCCGCTGGGCGACCTGTTCCGCAACCAGCCCAAGCAGGTGCTGTTCGGTGCGGGCTGCATGGTCGGTGTCTTCACCTTCAGCTTCATGGGCGGCACCTATCTGACTGGTTATGCAAGCCGGGTGTTGGAGCATCCCCGCTGGTTGGTGCTGCTCGCCGGTGCGCTCGGCGCCGTCGCGATGCTGATCATGACCGCGATCTCGGCGGCCATGTGCGACAAGCGCGGGCGGCGGCCGATCATCCTGCTCGGCTTCGCGCTGGCCGTGCCGTGGTCGTTCGTCGTGATGCCGCTGCTCGACACCGGGTCGCCTGCGTTGCTGATCCTCGGCATCATGGGCACCTTCGGCATTCTCGGCATCACCTACGGCCCGATGGCCTCCTTCATCCCCGAGCAGTTCCACACCCGCTACCGCTACACCGGCGCCGGCCTGGCGTTCAACCTCGCCGGCATCCTCGGCGGTGCCGTGCCACCGCTGGTCGCGACCGCGCTGCTGACCACATACGGCAGTTGGGCGATCGGCGCGATGCTGGCTCTCCTGGTGGGCGTGAGCCTGGTGAGCACCTACGCCTTGAAGGAGACCCAAGGGGTGAGCATCCAGGGCTGA
- a CDS encoding aldehyde dehydrogenase family protein: protein MLIHPSADVAAAAVACVRGAYEYQGQKCAAVSRVYAPRSLWPALKEQLIDQIAVLKVGDPTRPGIHLGAVINSRQHAKQEAVLAQARREGVVLVGGHTDGSRGWFVEPTLLEVSDPRSPYLVEEYFGPIMAVHVYDDADWHSVLDLVDTTSEYGLTGAVFATDEAAIAESDQALRYTAGNYYVNDKPTGATVGQQPFGGARASGTNDKAGTIWNLIRFVSPRAVKHQHRPDSSMGLFALD, encoded by the coding sequence GTGCTGATCCACCCCTCGGCCGATGTCGCCGCGGCCGCCGTCGCCTGCGTACGCGGCGCTTACGAATATCAGGGACAGAAGTGCGCCGCGGTCTCCCGGGTCTATGCCCCACGCAGTCTCTGGCCCGCTTTGAAGGAGCAGCTGATCGACCAGATCGCCGTGTTGAAGGTTGGCGACCCGACGCGGCCGGGGATCCACCTGGGAGCGGTGATCAATTCACGCCAGCACGCCAAGCAAGAGGCGGTGCTTGCCCAAGCCCGTCGCGAGGGTGTGGTGCTCGTCGGAGGGCACACCGACGGGTCACGCGGATGGTTCGTGGAGCCGACCCTGCTCGAGGTCAGTGACCCCCGAAGCCCTTATCTGGTGGAGGAGTACTTCGGTCCGATCATGGCCGTCCACGTCTACGATGATGCCGACTGGCACTCGGTTCTTGACTTGGTGGACACCACGAGCGAGTACGGCTTGACCGGTGCCGTCTTCGCCACCGACGAGGCGGCGATCGCCGAGTCCGATCAGGCGCTGCGCTACACGGCAGGCAACTATTACGTCAACGACAAGCCGACCGGCGCGACCGTCGGCCAGCAGCCGTTCGGTGGCGCCCGGGCTTCAGGCACCAACGACAAGGCCGGCACGATCTGGAATCTGATCCGGTTCGTCAGCCCTCGTGCGGTCAAGCACCAGCATCGGCCCGACAGTTCGATGGGACTCTTCGCTCTCGACTGA
- a CDS encoding DUF1345 domain-containing protein, with product MSSGFASWSAAARLAAAAVLGLGAGTIVGLLASVPLGVLCGIGAMAATFVVLGAIVLWPMSSGATRAHCQREDFRPFVDEVVIVAAALASIVGIIVLLLLGQSASRQVAAALGLFGVFMTWGMLHLMYAARYAHLYYSAPVGGIDFNSDEAPAYRDFFYFSYNLGMTFQVSDNNVSTSAYRSVILRHCLLSYVFGTVILAATINLVAGIVTG from the coding sequence ATGTCGAGTGGGTTCGCATCGTGGTCGGCCGCCGCACGCCTGGCGGCCGCGGCCGTGCTGGGACTGGGCGCCGGGACGATCGTCGGACTGCTGGCGAGCGTGCCGCTGGGAGTGCTCTGCGGCATCGGGGCGATGGCGGCCACCTTCGTCGTCCTCGGGGCCATCGTGCTCTGGCCGATGTCCAGCGGGGCCACCCGGGCTCATTGCCAACGGGAGGACTTCCGCCCGTTCGTCGACGAAGTGGTGATCGTGGCGGCCGCGTTGGCGAGCATCGTGGGAATCATCGTGCTGCTGCTGCTCGGCCAGTCCGCGAGCCGGCAGGTGGCGGCAGCTCTCGGGCTGTTCGGGGTCTTCATGACCTGGGGCATGCTGCACCTGATGTACGCGGCCCGCTACGCACATCTGTACTACTCCGCACCGGTGGGCGGGATCGACTTCAACAGCGACGAGGCTCCGGCATATCGGGACTTCTTCTACTTCAGCTACAACCTGGGCATGACCTTCCAGGTCTCCGACAACAACGTCTCGACCAGTGCCTACCGGTCGGTGATCCTGCGGCACTGCCTGCTCTCGTACGTGTTCGGCACGGTCATCCTGGCCGCCACCATCAATCTGGTCGCCGGCATCGTGACGGGCTGA
- a CDS encoding aldehyde dehydrogenase family protein, translating into MTADLIDEATPAPARTYGVGTAERRGLEAALDELRRARFDLPLIIGGREVRSHVTSSIRPPHDHAATLGRFHVASPADVESAIGAAESAAVDWKRRSSQARVEPFLRAAEMISSGSWRDRLIAATMLELSKTAAQADGDVAEVADFLVANAANAKAPEGVQPIDTPGVDNRVDYRPLEGFVFAVSPFNFASMNNLAFGPALLGNTVVWKPAESATLVAHLSLQLLREAGLPDGVVNLITGSGPAIGGVALPHPHLSAVHFTGSTQTFRHIWGEVGANIARYRDYPRIVGRPVARTMC; encoded by the coding sequence GTGACTGCCGACCTGATCGATGAAGCCACACCTGCCCCGGCCCGCACCTACGGAGTCGGGACCGCCGAACGACGAGGGCTTGAGGCAGCCCTGGACGAACTGCGCCGAGCCAGGTTCGACCTGCCACTCATCATCGGCGGTCGTGAGGTACGCAGCCACGTCACCTCATCGATCCGTCCCCCGCACGACCACGCGGCGACCCTCGGTCGTTTTCACGTTGCCTCGCCGGCCGATGTCGAGTCCGCGATCGGCGCGGCCGAGAGCGCCGCCGTCGACTGGAAGCGTCGCAGCAGTCAAGCCCGCGTCGAGCCGTTCCTGCGAGCTGCGGAGATGATCTCGTCCGGGTCATGGCGCGATCGCTTGATCGCGGCCACGATGCTGGAGTTGTCGAAGACGGCGGCGCAGGCCGACGGCGATGTCGCCGAGGTGGCCGACTTCCTGGTCGCCAACGCCGCCAATGCCAAGGCTCCGGAAGGTGTGCAGCCGATCGACACTCCGGGAGTCGACAACCGGGTGGACTACCGGCCGCTCGAGGGCTTCGTGTTCGCGGTATCGCCCTTCAACTTCGCTTCGATGAACAACCTCGCCTTCGGACCGGCGTTGCTGGGCAACACGGTCGTCTGGAAACCGGCCGAAAGCGCCACGCTGGTCGCCCACCTGTCGCTGCAGTTGCTGCGGGAAGCGGGACTCCCCGATGGTGTGGTCAACCTGATCACCGGATCCGGTCCGGCGATCGGCGGCGTGGCGCTACCGCACCCGCACCTGTCCGCGGTCCACTTCACCGGGTCGACGCAGACCTTCCGGCACATCTGGGGCGAGGTCGGCGCGAACATCGCTCGCTATCGGGACTATCCGCGGATCGTGGGGAGACCGGTGGCAAGGACTATGTGCTGA